In Aspergillus nidulans FGSC A4 chromosome II, the genomic stretch AGGCTCACCCCTTCTCCTACGCCATTGTCGCCGGTATCGAGCGCTACCCCCTCAAGGTCACCCGCCGCATGGGTAAGAAGACCGTCGAGAAGCGCAGCCGCATCAAGCCCTTCATCAAGGTCGTCAACTACAACCACCTGATGCCCACCCGTTACACTCTCGAGCTCGAGGGTCTCAAGGGTACCGTTACCGCCGACACTTTCAAGGAAGTTTCCCAGCGTgaggaggccaagaagaccaTCAAGAAGGCTCTCGAGGACCGATACACCAGCGGCAAGAACCGGTGGTTTTTCACTCCTCTGCGTACGTTTTCAATAAATGAGGTATCTTAATGGGGTAGTACTGACAGATAACTAGGTTTCTAAACGGGATATCCTGGGGCGTTATGTCGTTTGAGCTCGCGAGGTTCTAGATGAGGCAATGGGAGAAAAACATCCAGTACGCTCGGATCCAGAAATATACCATAGCTGGAAGAATTGGAAATGTATCGATGTACAAGTCAAGGACTTGAGCATTTAATGCAGGATGCCACCAAGATCCGGCGTCCGTCTCGAAATGAAATGGAAAATGAACAATTTATTTTTTTCACTCTTCCACGTGCGACTCATTACCCACATCGATTAGATACGACCGCCGGAACCTAAGAGACATTTGCACGGAGTGGCGACCGTAACGGACAGCAATGGAGATCCCGCTCTCGCGTTGTTTTGAGGAGCCCTCATGCGACATTCTTACAGGCCTTTCTCCGATGTCACTCCAATCTCGATATTCCGAACTGAAATAATGTAGAAGGACAGAAGCATCATACTATCCCACGACAAGAGCTCAGCGACATGTTCCCGCATCTACATTAACTACATGCTCTCCCGACGGCCGGGGTCTGGGCGGATTTCAGCCAATATCGTAGATCACTTGTCGTAGACCCGGGATAGGATGGATTCACCCTGCCTAGCTCATTGTCTATTGGCTGGGTGAAATCTGCGCAAGGTATATAGTTTGAAAGATCGCCCGTCAGTGATACCACCCACGTCTGTCGCGCGGACGTCATAGCACTCCACACAGGCTGTGGTGTCTCAGAACGATCCCAAGTCTAGGGTTATGCCGCCGAAGATAAGGATGCTTGAGCAGTAACACTGTGCATTCTCAAGCCATGCAGGAAGTCTCTTCCACAGAGTCCGAACATTAAACCTAGATGCAATTATGCCCGCTCGAACCTAGAAATAATCAGGCACTCAGCGTTCTGATGTCTGTCACCAATTACTCGGGGAGACTTGGGCGCAGCGTTGTGCCTGGTGCGACAATTTAGTAGTACATGAAATATAGCCTTTTTACGAATACCTTCCTTGCATGCTGTACTTTGGGCATTGGCGAACTGTGTCAGCAATGTTGGATTGGGTCTTCGTCTGAAAAACATTACTGCTTAGATACACTAAAGAAAACAAGCCAATGACGCCCAAGTCTATCATAAacattgttcttgaaggaaaTTTACGCACAAGGCCAAAACAGGCAATCTAACATATACACACTACCTGTACCTAAGGACAGGCTCTGGGGGTTGAGCATACTAGTAGCTGCACAATCACAGTAGGGGCTTGGATCCTCGCATTAGACTCACAGCCAGCCCTACGCAGTAAACAGCTCAATAGAAAAGAGAATGCCATAGCGATGAGTTCATTCTTCTGATCCAGATAGTAACGGCTACGATTCTTCTGCTGTCTTACACTCCAAAAGGCCTCAAATGGCCGTCCCATCATGCGTGGCGCCCTTGTTGAAGCAGATCCAAACTCGTCCAGGATACCGGATCACTGCCAGAGAGTCGGACCAGTCAGTCAGTAACCTAGGTGGCAATATATGGAGTATGATTAGATCTTCCACTGGTCACTATATAATGAAAATCTGCGTTACGCAAGGTAACGCTCTGGATTGACTGTAATTGTGTTCCAGCGTTACACACCATATTTCCAATCTCTTCAACTGCTAAAACTCATATAATCCATTGCAATATATAAAAGACTTGACGGCACAGGATACAGAACGTAGTAATCCGTTGGCGGTAACAGTTTGGTAAATTTCTAGGATGTGGTATCACAGGTGGAAACCTGAGTCTCTTGGTTATTTTTTATACCGTCACACTCATGGACCACTGGAATCCCTCTTCCGGTGTTGGGACGTGTCAGAAGACTGGATTCTCTCTCTTGGTATTCCTCTGTTTCTTTGTGAGACTGTTAACCTTTCTGTCCCCAGAACGAACGCTTTCCTATTCGATGCTGAAGAGGTCGCATATCTACTTGCTCTTGATGTCAATGAAGATGTCTAAAGCAGTTCATCctagaagagaagaaaggcttCTGAGATAGATGAGAAGGCAGCCTTAATTGCTAATTGTAGAAAGAACAACGCTGAGTTCCGAACCTGCCTCTAATCTAGTACGTGCGTATTCCTTGCCTGcactatatacaagaagcCCCGTAGCTTCAACCGGCCAAGCTTAGATATATTATGAACGGAGCCTCCAGTTCGTGATACGAGACGCCCCCTAACTGTGTCAAATCCACAGAAGGTAGCTCGCAAAACATATACATAACTTCATCACAAGCCTCATCTCGTTCGGAGAAGTCGGAGCAATCACCGGTCGGACCGTCACATCTCCAGTAGCAGATGGTCCTAGAGGCAATGTTCCGGCGCGACTATTTCCCCGTTAGAACATCCATGGTACCAGTAACTGTTTAAGCTCCCAGACTCCGAGGCGGGGTCTCATGTGTCCATCTCTGAGCCGTGCAGGTATCTGTGATCGGGATGACGGCTCTGCCTGCGTACGACATTCAGTCCTGTCTCCGTCTCGTTTGTCCGTCTCAAAGTAGCCTTAATTGCTCGATGCGGTGCTGAAGACTTGATAACGTGCCCAGTGAACACTCAGTCAGCAAAGTCCAGTCTGCGACAGCAGGCAAGTTCCAATATTTTCTCCCCCCCCAAAAATATCAGGAGAGTTTTCGGGACAGCCTTGCTGGTGGCTCGAAATCTGGCACAGAACTGAGCTTTCGACTTATGTAAACAAACCCATGATAGCAGATATGACAATCTGTCAGTGTGG encodes the following:
- a CDS encoding 60S ribosomal eL27 domain-containing protein (transcript_id=CADANIAT00004439) codes for the protein MKFMKVGRVAIITRGRYAGKKVVIVQPQDSGSKAHPFSYAIVAGIERYPLKVTRRMGKKTVEKRSRIKPFIKVVNYNHLMPTRYTLELEGLKGTVTADTFKEVSQREEAKKTIKKALEDRYTSGKNRWFFTPLRF